A single region of the Raphanus sativus cultivar WK10039 chromosome 1, ASM80110v3, whole genome shotgun sequence genome encodes:
- the LOC108839994 gene encoding uncharacterized protein LOC108839994, whose translation MNSMFSAFDAMCAEIMGKKVTAASFICNPSERNPSSSAGQTASSSLKKDEKATNLAAKQPRCALELDGIHCFETIVRS comes from the coding sequence ATGAATTCCATGTTCAGTGCCTTCGACGCCATGTGCGCAGAGATTATGGGCAAGAAAGTCACCGCTGCCTCTTTCATCTGCAACCCCTCTGAACGCAACCCTTCTTCTTCCGCCGGTCAAACCGCGTCTTCCTCACTGAAGAAAGACGAAAAAGCTACAAACTTGGCGGCGAAGCAACCGAGGTGTGCTTTGGAGCTCGACGGGATTCACTGCTTCGAGACCATTGTTCGTTCTTGA
- the LOC108839986 gene encoding beta-1,6-galactosyltransferase GALT31A, with product MGMGRHQKSGVPARWVLVLCISSFLLGVLVINRLLATSETVDSNERPSSDQATSLHPLVDCQNKEGDILSRVSHTHDVIKTLDKTISSLEVELATARAARSDGRDGSPAVATSVADPSKERPRMFFVMGIMTAFSSRKRRDSIRGTWLPKGDELKRLETEKGIIMRFVIGHSSSPGGVLDHTIEAEEEQHKDFFRLNHIEGYHELSSKTQIYFSSAVAKWDADFYIKVDDDVHVNLGMLGSTLARHRSKPRVYIGCMKSGPVLAQKGVKYHEPEYWKFGEEGNKYFRHATGQIYAISKDLATYISVNRQLLHKYANEDVSLGSWFIGLDVEHIDDRSLCCGTPLDCEWKGQAGNPCAASFDWSCSGICKSVDRMLEIHQRCGEGEGAIWHTSF from the exons atgggaATGGGAAGGCATCAGAAATCTGGAGTTCCAGCGAGATGGGTTCTTGTTCTCTGCATTTCTAGCTTCCTCCTCGGTGTTCTTGTCATTAACAG gcTTTTGGCTACTTCTGAAACCGTAGATAGCAATGAGAGACCTTCATCTGATCAAGCTACGTCACTTCATCCTCTTGTTGATTGCCAGAACAAG GAAGGAGACATTCTATCTCGAGTTTCCCATACTCATGATGTTATCAA GACATTAGACAAAACAATTTCGTCACTTGAAGTAGAACTAGCTACAGCTCGAGCAGCAAGATCTGACGGTAGAGATGGATCTCCAGCTGTTGCAACATCAGTAGCTGATCCATCAAAGGAACGGCCTAGGATGTTCTTTGTGATGGGAATCATGACTGCTTTCAGTAGCAGAAAACGAAGAGACTCCATAAGAGGAACCTGGCTTCCTAAAG GAGATGAACTGAAAAGATTAGAGACAGAGAAAGGAATCATTATGCGGTTTGTCATTGGTCACAG TTCTTCTCCTGGAGGAGTGTTGGACCACACAATtgaagcagaagaagaacaacacaAGGACTTCTTTCGCCTG AATCACATAGAAGGTTATCATGAGTTATCATCTAAAACCCAAATATATTTCTCTTCGGCTGTTGCAAAATGGGATGCAGACTTCTACATCAAAGTGGATGATGATGTTCACGTTAATCTCG GAATGCTTGGTTCTACATTGGCTCGCCACAGATCAAAACCGCGAGTGTACATTGGTTGCATGAAGTCTGGACCTGTCCTAGCTCAAAA AGGAGTAAAGTACCATGAGCCAGAATATTGGAAGTTTGGTGAAGAAGGAAACAAGTACTTCAGACATGCCACTGGACAAATCTACGCCATCTCCAAAGACTTAGCAACTTATATCTCAGTAAACCG gcaACTACTTCACAAATACGCGAATGAAGATGTGTCTTTAGGATCATGGTTCATTGGTCTAGATGTTGAACACATCGATGATAGAAGTCTCTGCTGCGGAACACCCTTAG ATTGTGAGTGGAAGGGACAAGCAGGAAACCCTTGCGCAGCATCCTTCGACTGGAGCTGCAGTGGAATATGCAAATCTGTGGATAGAATGCTTGAAATACACCAACGGTGCGGAGAAGGCGAAGGAGCAATATGGCATACCAGTTTCTAA
- the LOC130494427 gene encoding subtilisin-like protease SBT3.5, protein MKQSSLLGMKNSRLIFAVVLNLIIVLNVARAGAESKVHIVYLGEKQHDDPKHVTESHHQMLSSLLGSEMEAHDSMVHSYRHGFSGFAAKLTESQAKKIADSPDVIHVIPDRLYELATTRTWDYLGLSVGNPKNLLNDTNMGDQVIIGFIDSGVWPESESFNDNGVGPIPSHWKGGCEPGENFISTNCNRKLIGAKYFINGFLAENEGFNSTESRDYISARDFIGHGTHVASIAGGSFVPNTSYKGLAGGNLRGGAPRARIAIYKACWYVDQLGAVACSSSDILKAMDEAMHDGVDVLSLSLGAQLPLYPETDLRDRIATGAFHAVAKGIVVVCAGGNSGPAAQTVLNTAPWVITVAATTLDRSFPTPITLGNNNVILGQALYTGPELGFTSLVYPENPGHNNVTFSGVCERLNLNPNATMRGKVVLCFTTETLFTAVSRAASYVKAAGGVGVIIARNPGYNLTPCRDDFPCVAIDYELGTDILLYIRSTGSPVVKIQPSRTMVGQPVGTKVATFSSRGPNSISPAILKPDIGAPGVSILAATSPDSNSSAGGFDILAGTSMAAPVISGVIALLKAMHPDWSPAAFRSAIVTTAWRTDPFGEQIFAEGSSRKVADPFDYGGGLVNPEKAADPGLIYDMGPKDYILYLCSAGYNDSSISQLVGQVTVCSNPKPSVLDVNLPSITIPNLKEEVNLTRTVTNVGPVESVYKVIVEPPLGVRVVVTPETLVFNSETKSVSFSVRVSTTHKINTGFYFGSLIWSDSVHNVTIPVSVRTQILQNYYDEN, encoded by the exons ATGAAACAGTCTTCTTTACTTGGAATGAAGAATTCTAGATTAATATTTGCTGTGGTGCTTAATCTGATAATAGTTTTGAATGTCGCAAGAGCTGGTgctgagagcaag GTTCATATAGTGTATTTGGGTGAGAAGCAGCATGATGATCCCAAGCATGTCACAGAATCTCATCACCAGATGCTGTCGTCACTTCTTGGAAG TGAAATGGAAGCACATGATTCAATGGTTCATAGTTACCGGCACGGCTTTTCAGGCTTCGCTGCTAAGCTTACCGAGTCACAAGCCAAGAAAATTGCTG ATTCACCTGATGTTATCCATGTCATACCGGATAGATTGTACGAACTTGCCACAACAAGGACTTGGGACTACTTAGGTCTTTCTGTTGGGAATCCGAAGAATCTCCTAAATGATACAAACATGGGTGACCAAGTGATCATTGGCTTTATTGACTCAG GAGTGTGGCCAGAGTCTGAATCATTTAATGACAATGGGGTTGGACCAATACCAAGCCATTGGAAAGGAGGATGTGAACCAGGAGAAAACTTCATATCAACAAACTGCAATAGAAAGCTCATAGGAGCCAAGTACTTTATCAACGGGTTTCTTGCTGAAAACGAAGGATTCAACTCCACAGAATCACGTGACTATATCTCTGCTAGAGACTTTATCGGCCATGGCACCCACGTAGCCTCTATCGCAGGTGGTTCCTTCGTTCCCAACACAAGCTACAAGGGACTCGCTGGAGGTAACTTGAGAGGTGGTGCACCGCGTGCTCGCATAGCAATATACAAGGCTTGTTGGTACGTGGATCAGTTAGGTGCGGTGGCTTGTTCATCTTCTGACATATTGAAAGCAATGGATGAAGCTATGCATGATGGTGTTGATGTTTTGTCGCTCTCTCTCGGCGCTCAACTTCCTCTGTATCCTGAAACTGATCTGCGTGATAGGATTGCGACTGGAGCGTTCCATGCAGTAGCAAAGGGCATCGTAGTTGTTTGTGCAGGTGGGAACTCTGGCCCAGCGGCTCAGACCGTGTTAAACACAGCTCCTTGGGTCATAACAGTTGCTGCAACTACTCTGGACCGGTCCTTTCCCACCCCTATCACGCTTGGGAACAACAACGTCATACTG GGTCAAGCACTGTACACAGGTCCAGAGCTTGGCTTCACCAGTTTGGTTTATCCTGAGAATCCAGGGCACAACAATGTGACCTTTAGCGG TGTCTGTGAGCGTCTTAATCTCAACCCAAACGCTACAATGAGAGGAAAAGTTGTGTTGTGTTTTACGACAGAAACACTCTTCACTGCTGTATCAAGAGCTGCCTCTTATGTGAAGGCAGCCGGTGGTGTTGGGGTGATCATTGCTAGGAATCCAGGTTACAATCTCACTCCATGTAGAGATGATTTCCCCTGTGTAGCCATTGATTACGAGCTTGGGACGGATATACTTCTCTACATACGCTCCACTGG ATCACCTGTTGTGAAGATACAACCTTCTAGAACAATGGTGGGACAACCTGTAGGGACAAAGGTGGCAACTTTCTCATCAAGAGGACCTAACTCTATTTCTCCTGCAATATTAAAG CCTGACATAGGGGCACCAGGAGTGAGCATACTAGCTGCTACATCTCCAGATTCCAACTCCAGTGCTGGAGGGTTTGATATTCTTGCGGGGACATCCATGGCGGCTCCAGTTATTTCAGGAGTTATTGCACTTCTAAAAGCTATGCACCCTGACTGGTCTCCTGCTGCCTTTAGATCAGCTATTGTCACTACAG CTTGGAGAACAGATCCATTTGGAGAGCAGATTTTTGCAGAAGGTTCATCTCGCAAAGTAGCTGACCCGTTTGATTACGGGGGAGGCCTTGTGAACCCAGAGAAAGCAGCAGATCCAGGTCTCATATACGACATGGGCCCAAAAGACTATATTCTTTACTTATGTTCTGCTGGTTACAACGATTCATCTATATCTCAGCTTGTCGGACAAGTAACAGTCtgttcaaaccctaaaccttctGTTCTTGATGTTAACTTGCCTTCAATCACAATTCCAAACCTTAAAGAGGAAGTTAATCTCACAAGAACCGTCACCAATGTTGGACCGGTTGAATCGGTTTACAAAGTCATTGTCGAGCCACCACTTGGGGTTCGAGTAGTTGTGACTCCGGAGACGCTGGTATTCAACTCTGAAACCAAAAGTGTCTCGTTTTCGGTTAGAGTCTCTACCACACACAAAATCAACACTGGATTTTATTTTGGAAGCTTGATTTGGAGTGACTCTGTGCATAACGTGACTATTCCTGTGTCTGTGAGAACACAGATTCTGCAAAACTACTATGATGAGAACTAA
- the LOC108814468 gene encoding subtilisin-like protease SBT3.4 gives MRNFRSSVLVVLSLIIILNVVARAGARSKVHIVYLGEKQHDDPKHVTESHHQMLSSLLGSKEDAHDSMVYSYRHGFSGFAARLTKSQAKKLADSPEVVHVMPDGYYEVATTRTWDYLGLSASNPKNLLNDTNMGDQVIIGVVDTGVWPESESFNDNGVGPIPERWKGGCEPGENFKSTNCNRKLIGAKYYINGFLAENDGFNSTESPDYISARDFNGHGTHVASTAGGSYIPNVSYKGLAGGTLRGGAPSARIAMYKACWYLEELDGVTCSFSDIMKAMDDAIHDGVDVLSLSLGSRVPLNSEIDLRDGIATGAFHAVAKGITVVCAGGNAGPSAQTVVNTAPWIITVAATTLDRSFATPITLGNNKVILGQAMYTGPELGFTSLVYPEAPGNSNETFSGECESLNLNSNRTMAGKVVLCFTTSRGYSAVSSAVAFVKRAGGLGVIIARNPGYTLNPCKDDFPCVAVDYELGTNTLFYIRSNGSPTVKIQPSRTIVGQPVGTKVATFSSRGPNSISPAILKPDIAAPGVSILAATSPNSTFNAGGFVMLSGTSMAAPTVSGVIALLKALHPDWSPAAFRSAIVTTAWRTDPFGEQLPAEGSSRKVADPFDYGGGLVNPEKAAEPGLIYDMGQKDYILYLCAVGYNDSSISQLVGKGTVCTDPKPSVLDMNLPSITIPNLRDEVILSRTVTNVGPVHSVYRVVVEPPLGVRVVVTPNKLVFNSKTKSVSFTVRVSTTHKINTGYYFGSLIWTDSVHDVTIPVSVRTQILQNYYDEN, from the exons ATGAGGAATTTTAGGTCTTCAGTTCTTGTGGTGCTAAgtcttataattattttgaatgtTGTCGCACGAGCTGGTGCTAGGAGCAAG GTTCATATAGTGTATTTGGGTGAGAAGCAGCATGATGATCCCAAGCATGTCACGGAATCTCATCACCAGATGTTGTCGTCACTTCTTGGAAG TAAAGAGGATGCACATGACTCAATGGTGTATAGTTACCGACATGGCTTTTCAGGATTTGCAGCAAGGCTCACCAAGTCCCAAGCCAAGAAACTCGCTG ATTCACCCGAAGTTGTTCATGTCATGCCTGATGGTTACTATGAAGTCGCAACAACTCGGACTTGGGACTATTTAGGTCTCTCTGCTTCAAATCCGAAAAATCTCTTAAATGACACAAACATGGGTGACCAAGTTATTATTGGTGTTGTTGACACAG GAGTGTGGCCAGAGTCTGAATCATTTAACGACAATGGGGTTGGACCAATACCAGAGCGATGGAAAGGAGGTTGTGAACCAGGAGAAAATTTCAAGTCAACTAATTGCAACAGAAAGCTTATAGGAGCGAAGTACTATATCAATGGGTTTCTTGCTGAAAATGATGGATTCAATTCCACAGAATCACCTGACTACATTTCTGCTAGAGACTTTAACGGCCATGGCACCCACGTCGCCTCTACTGCAGGCGGTTCATATATTCCTAACGTAAGTTACAAGGGACTTGCTGGAGGAACCTTGAGAGGTGGTGCACCTAGTGCTCGCATAGCAATGTACAAGGCTTGTTGGTATCTTGAAGAGCTGGATGGAGTGACTTGTTCATTTTCTGATATCATGAAAGCAATGGACGATGCTATTCATGATGGTGTTGATGTTTTGTCACTCTCTCTCGGCAGTCGAGTTCCTTTGAATTCTGAAATTGATCTGCGTGATGGGATTGCTACTGGAGCATTCCATGCAGTTGCAAAGGGTATCACGGTTGTTTGTGCTGGTGGTAACGCTGGCCCATCAGCTCAAACCGTGGTGAACACGGCTCCTTGGATAATAACAGTGGCTGCAACCACTCTAGACCGGTCATTTGCCACACCTATTACACTTGGGAACAATAAAGTGATATTG GGTCAAGCAATGTACACCGGTCCGGAACTTGGCTTTACTAGTTTGGTTTACCCAGAGGCTCCAGGAAACAGTAATGAGACATTTTCTGG TGAGTGTGAGTCCCTTAATCTCAACTCCAACCGTACAATGGCTGGGAAAGTTGTGCTGTGTTTCACAACATCAAGAGGTTATAGTGCTGTATCAAGCGCTGTAGCTTTTGTGAAAAGAGCAGGCGGTCTTGGTGTGATCATCGCAAGAAACCCGGGTTACACTCTCAATCCATGTAAAGATGATTTCCCCTGTGTGGCTGTTGACTACGAGCTTGGGACCAATACACTTTTCTACATACGTTCCAATGG ATCACCTACTGTGAAGATACAACCTTCTAGAACAATCGTAGGACAACCTGTCGGGACAAAGGTGGCAACTTTCTCATCAAGAGGACCTAACTCGATATCCCCAGCAATTCTAAAA CCAGATATAGCAGCACCAGGAGTGAGCATATTAGCTGCTACATCTCCCAATTCCACCTTCAATGCTGGAGGATTTGTTATGCTTTCAGGAACATCTATGGCGGCTCCAACAGTTTCAGGAGTTATTGCACTTCTCAAAGCTTTGCATCCAGATTGGTCTCCTGCGGCTTTTAGATCAGCTATTGTCACTACAG CGTGGAGAACAGATCCGTTTGGAGAGCAGTTACCAGCAGAAGGGTCATCTCGCAAAGTAGCTGACCCGTTTGATTACGGTGGAGGCCTCGTGAACCCAGAGAAAGCTGCAGAACCAGGTCTCATATACGACATGGGCCAAAAAGACTACATTCTCTACTTATGCGCGGTCGGTTACAACGACTCATCTATATCTCAACTTGTCGGTAAAGGAACAGTCTGTACAGACCCAAAACCTTCTGTTCTTGATATGAACTTGCCTTCAATCACCATTCCAAATCTAAGAGATGAAGTCATTCTCTCAAGAACCGTCACTAACGTTGGACCAGTGCATTCGGTGTACAGAGTCGTGGTCGAGCCTCCGCTTGGGGTTCGAGTCGTTGTGACGCCGAATAAACTAGTGTTTAATTCCAAAACCAAAAGTGTTTCCTTCACGGTACGAGTCTCGACCACACACAAAATCAACACTGGGTATTACTTTGGAAGCTTGATTTGGACTGACTCTGTGCATGACGTGACTATTCCTGTGTCTGTAAGAACGCAGATTCTGCAGAACTACTACGATGAGAACTGA